GGTACACTCCCCAGATGCCGAACACCCCGATGACGACGACTTTGATGAAGGTGAGCACGTCCTCTGCCTGCCCCGTCTCCGCGGCCCCAACGAGGTTGAGCGCGACGAACGCGCCGATGAGGAGGATTGAAACGGCGTTTGCAACGGGAATCCCGTAGAAGTGGAGGCGACCGAGCAGTTCCGAGAAGAACGAGGAGAAGGCGTAAGCGTAGAGCGCCATCGACCCAACGTACCCGAACAGTAGGGTCCAGCCGGTCATCCCCGCGAGCGTCGAGTTGCCGACGAGTTCCTCGATGTAGGTCGGTGCGCCTCCCTTAGCGTCCACGAAGGTGTTCAGTTTCACGTAGCTGTACCCCGCACACATCGCGACGATGCCCGCGACGAGCCACGCGAGCCACGATGCGTCACCGGAGATGGCGACGACGATGCCGAAGGCCGAGTAAATCCCCCCGCCAATCATGCCACCGAGCGCCATTGCAACGGCTTCTTTGAGTGAAAGCTGTCCCATGTGTCAGTCCGAATTCGAAAACGTCCACTCGTCAATCGGAATACGATACCCACCGTCCCCAACGCACGTCGTCCTTCTATTGGGCAGGACGGGCGCGGGTACAATAATGGCTACGGCCAACCGGTCAGGTCACCCCGCCCTGTCGCAGTTTGAACCTTTCATATGCAAGGTCATCGACGATTTCCCCGAGCATTTCGACGACGTGCCACACGTCCTCGAAGGTTGAGTAGAGCGGCGCAGGACACACGCGGACGACGTTCGGCGGGCGGAAATCGACGACGACACCGCGCTCTTTGAGCGCGAGCGAGATGCGGTAGGCTTCCGCGTGTTCGAGCGCGATGTGACCACCGCGGCGGGCGTGTTCGCGCGGCGTCCCAATCGCGAATCCGCGGTCTGTGAGTTTCGCATTCGCGAGCGCCACGAGGAAGTCGGTGAGCGCGAGCGACTTCTCGCGCACGGCCTCGATGCTCGTCTCCTCGAAGATGGAGAGCGACCCGTCGAGGGGGGCCGCGGCGAGAATCGGGATGGTTCCGATTTGCCACGCGCCCGCCGACTCGGCAGACGTGAACTCGTGGCGCATCTCGAACTGGGTGGCTTTGTCGTGACCCCACCATCCGGCGAGTGCGGGCGTCGTCCCGAAGTGTTTCGAATTGACGTACAGACCGGCGATGGCCCCCGGCCCGGCGTTCAGGTACTTGTAGGAACACCAGACGGCGAAATCGACGCCCCACGCAGACAGTTCGTGGGGAACCGCGCCGACCGAGTGGGCGAGGTCGAATCCGGCGAGTGCGCCGTGGTCGTGGGCCGCCTCCGTGATGCGTTCGACGTCGAGCAACTGCCCGCTTCGGTAAAGCACTGAGGGCATGAACACGATGGCCGTCTCGTCGTCGATGGCTGCCTCGATGTCGGCCTCGTCGATGGTGCGTCCGTCTCGACTCTCGACGGCGACGAGGTGGTCGTCCGGGTCGAGTCTGCGCAGACGGAGTTGGGACTTGATGGCGTAGTGGTCGGTCGGAAAGTCGAGGTCGTTGACGATAATTTTGCCCGGGTTGTCCGCGAGGAAGGTGCCGATGAGCGTGTGAATGTTGACTGTCGTGGAGTTGGCGACGACGACCGCTTCGGGGGCCGCGCCGACGAGCGGGGCGGTGCGCGCGCCGAGGCGTTCGCCGTAGTGAAACCAGTCCGGGTCTGCGTCCGTCCACCCCCGGATGGCGAGGTCGCGCCACTCGGCGACGGCGTCCGTGAGGGCGGTGTCCGCGTCTTCGGAGGAGATGCCGAGCGAATTGCCGTCCATGTAGAACTCGTCTTCGCGCGTGTGAAAGCGCGCTCTGAGGTGTGCGAGGCCGTCGGCCGCGTCGCGCTCGCGGGCGGCGGCGAGTGAAAGGTCCATATCGGGGGAACGAACCGGGCAGGGAAAGCCCTTGAGTGAAGTGAACGTTTCAGTCTACGGAGTAGTTATCCGGACGCCACCCGAAGTGCTACCAATGCGCTTGCACCTGCCCGCGTTCCTCTTCGGCGAGGAACCGGCCCACTTCCTTCCGCTGGTGGTGCTCGCCGTCCTCCTCGCGGGGGCGACGACGGTTGCGTACGAACTGGTGTTGCACCAGATGCTCGGCGGTGTCGTGTTCTATCCCGGGCCGGTCGCCTTCCTCGGCGTGCTCGCCGCCGGACTGGCGGGCCTGCGAAACAGCGGGCTCGTGGTAGGCATACTGCTCGGCGCGGCCCCAGCGTTCGGATTCAACGTCTTTCACTACGTGCTCTCCATCGGCCACCGGTCGGTGCAGTGGGGACTGGTCGAAGCCGCGTTGAGTCCCATGCTGGTCATCGGTGGCGTCATCGGCGTCGTGGGCTTCTTGCTCGGGCGCGGCCTCGACCGGCTCAGTCCCGAACTCGCGCGAAAAAGTGGCGTGTGACTTCAGAGACACTCGTTTACGAACCCGCTCGCCAGCCAGGATTCGGCGCGCTGGAGGCGATACTGGAGCGTCGATTGCGGGACGCCGATTTCGTCTGCAAGTTCGGCGAGCGTCGTCTCGCGGGGGGTCTCGTAGTAGCCGTGCGAGACGGCGAGTTCCAGCACCTCGCGCTGTTCGAACGGGAGTTCGCAGGCCGTGATGGCCTCGTCCGTCCAGTGGGTCGGATTCGAGAGGTGTGAGAGCGACACGCTAACGCCACCAGAGAGGTGCGCCTGCACCGCGTCGAACAGTTCGCCGACGCTGTCGTCAGAGCGCATGAGGATACGCCATTCGTAGGCATTCCCGCGGCGCTGGGTCTCGTAGAGCAGTCCCGGACCGAGGTGTTCGTGGGCGAGCGAGGGGAGGGTGCGACACTCCTCGATGCCCTGGCGGTAGGTGTAGATGGTTGCGCTCGTGGTGTCCGCCGCGAGTAGTTCGTGTTCGCGATACGAATCGCAGGTCGGGTCGTTCAGACACTCGTTACAGCGCGAGGGGTCGGTGAGAAGGTCCGTGAGCGCGGAGACGGCAGGTTCCGGACCGGTGATGCGGTCTAACCGCCACATGTCGTTCCCAGCGACGGCGCAATCGAGTGACTTAGACAGCGCGGCCGGATATTCGATGAACACGTCTGCGACAGGGTCTACACCCGGTTCGTACGTGAGGCTGAACACGAACTCTCTCATTGCCCCAAGTTGGTGTGTACCAAGTAAAGAGCGTATCGGTCTGCACAGTTAGGCACAACATTTATAGTAGGTTATGACCGGGGCATGTATGCGGTTTCCCCTAAATTTCGCCGCGTTACTTACTGTGACGTAAGCAGGTGACACGAGTGTTATTTGGTCTATACCAAACGAGGTTATAACCCCAAACGGTCCCTACAATGTCGTGTATAGAACCGCGTAGCTACCCCCATTTCCCACTCCAGTGCAACAAGTAACCTCATACAATCAGTCGGAACGGACGAAGCGCACGCAGACTCGCGAACAGCAGGCCGAAGTGACCTGTCCAGAGTGTGGGAGTCTCCTCACGACTGACCACGAACACGGCGAACGCCACTGTGAAGAGTGTGGCCTCGTCGTCGAAGAGACAGAGCTCGACCACGGCCCAGAATGGCGAGCGTTCGACTCCGCAGAGCGCGACCAGAAGTCCCGCGTCGGTGCCCCGATGACGAAGATGATGCACGACAAGGGACTGTCCACCACCATCGACTGGCAGGACAAGGACGCTCGGGGGAACACCCTGAGCGCGAAAAAGCGAAAGCAACTCGGTCGCCTTCGGATGTGGGACCGCCGGACGAAGACCCGTAACGCCCGCGACCGCAACCTCAGACAGGCGCTCGGCGAAATCGACCGCATGGCAAGTGCCCTCGGCCTGCCGAAGGCCATCCGCGAGACCGCTTCGGTCATCTACCGCCGCGCCCTCGAAGAGGACCTGCTGCCGGGCCGCTCCATCGAAGGGATGGCGACGGCTTCGCTTCACGCCGCCGCTCGGCAGGCCGGGAACCCCCGAACCGTAGACGAGATGGCATCGGTCACGCGCGTCGGCGAGATGGAATTCCAGCGCGCCTACCGCTACATCGTCCGCGAACTCGACCTCCAGATTGCGCCCCCGGACCCCGTCAGCTACGTCGGTCGGTTCGCCTCTGGTCTCGACGTGAGCGACGAGACCGAACGCCGCGCCCGCGAGTTGCTCGAAACCGCAAAGCGCGAGGGCATCCTGAGCGGGAAGTCGCCGGTCGGCCTCGCCGCCGCGTCGATTTACGCCGCTGGCCTGCTCACCAACGCCGAAATCACGCAGGCAGAAGTGAGTGAGGTCGCAGACATCAGCGAGGTCACCATCCGCAACCGGTACCGCGAGCTTCTGAAGACGGAACAGGAGGCCGCCGCCGCGTGACGACGCACCGACCAGCACTCACGTGCTATCGGTGTGGCCACCAGTACGATTACCTCGGCACGACACCGCATCCGGGTCGCTGCCCAGCGTGCGATTCGCGTGCGGTCACGCCAGCAGGAAACCTCGTCGTCGTGGGAACTGAGACTGACACGGACGGCGACCCTCCGGTCGTCCGCCTGCAAGCGACCGACGGGAGCGACCGAACCTTCCGGTTCACGTTCGAAATCACGGGCGAAGGAAAGGTCGCACTCCGGCGGTTGCTCGTGGACAACACCCTCATCCGCAGTCCGGACGGGACGTGGCCGGAGGCCGTCGTTGCCGAACCGATTCGAGAGACACTCGCGGACGCGGGCTACTCGCTCGCCCCCACCCAGTAAGTTTCATTTTGTAACCTGGTTCCAATCCGAACCTCTATATCGAATGGGACCCCAGGTATGACGAGAACGCCCATGCAAGGCCAGGACGCAGAAATTGACAAGTACTCGGAAAATGCGTGTGTCGTCATCGACTCACTCCAGCAAATCGGGTCACAGTGGCGACTCATCGTCCTCCACGACCTCCAGGAGGGCGAAAAGCGGTTCAACGAACTCAAGCGTTCGACCGACGCGAGTTCGCGCACGCTGTCGCGGGTGCTCGACGACCTCCAGGAAACAGGGTTCGTCGACCGCCGTCTTGAAGAGGACGCACCGGTCGCAACGTACTACAGCCTCACCGAGAAGGGAGCCTCGCTGTTTCCCGTCTTCGAAGAGATCGAACGCTGGGCGAACGAGTGGCTCGACACGTCCATCATCGAGCCAACAGCCGACTGACAGGGCCGCGTTTTCGTTCCCGATGTGACCGCGTGGCTAGCCACGCGTACCCACGGAAATCGGGCGCATACGGGCCGCTGTCGCCGGAATCGAAACATTTTGCATCGACCCGTCCTGACCCTCGACTGGAGGCACCATCGATGCGAGGCACACAGCAATCTCCCACCCATCCCCCGGAATCGACGACCGCCTCGCCCGACATCGACTACCTCATCGACTGGGACGCAGACACCCAGGGTCGAATCCACGTCACGCTCCCCCGGTGGCGGCGATTCGGCGCGTATCTCGAATCTCACCTGTTCGAGTGGGGCGAGTCGGTCGGCGACACGGTCGAAGTACACTACGTGAAATCCATCCACCGAAACGGACAGACCACGCGCATCTACCGCGACCCAGACATCGTCGCCGCGCTGCAGCGCGAGCGGAACGTCGTCGTGAGCTGGTAGACGCGACCCCATCGATAACCCACTGTTCTCGCACCCACCCGGCAGGCTAAGTACGTCGCGCAAGTACAGTTGTCAGTGACAGCCACCACGCCAGCGAAACCAGACCGGCCGGTCCGCCTCGAATCGGCCGCCGAGTTAGACGCCCTCGTCGCGGACCACGACCTCGTCCTCGTCGATTTCTACACCAAGGGCTGTACCCTCTGTCAGAGCATCGAACCGGTGCTCGGGAACGTCCACCGCGTCTCGGAAGCCGTCGTTGCGCTCATCAATCCCGTGAACGACATCGACCTCGTCGAGACGTACAACGTCCGAAGCGTTCCGACTCTGTTACTGTTCAAAGATGGCGACGTGGTGGGTCGCCTCGCCGAGGGGTTCCAGAGCACAGAACAGATTCTCTCGTTCGTCGAGTCGGCCTGACCTTTTTATCCGAAGACGGGGCCAGGTACCCGTGCCGTGTCCCCAGCGCAGCACCCCCAGCAAGCAGCACAGTCACCCAGCACAGCGGAGCAGTGGTAGCAGATGGGTCACCGTGCCCTCGTCGCCTACGAACAGGCAGACGGGACGTTCGACCTCCACTACTCCCAGTGGGGAGCCCTCGGCTTTCGCCTTGCATACACGCTCGCCGAAACTGACCCCTTCGGCCCCGACGAGACGGTCGAACCCACTCCCCGGGCCACGGGCCTCTCGTTCGACGTCATTCTCACCGATTACCTCGATTTCCTGTTACACGAGGCGTTCTACGTCGTCTCGCCCGGGTTCGACGTGACGGCCTACGTTCCCGTCTGGTTCGGGCTCGAAACTGACGACGAGGTGGTTGGCAACGGCGCGCTCGTGCCCGTCATCTGGCGGAACGGGACTCCCGTCGATGTGGAGTATCTCGAAGGCTGGGTCGACGGCGCAAAGACCAGCCTCCGCGCCCACCACGAGCAGTGTGCGCTCACCCCGGCTGCCATCCAGGAATTCTTCGCAGAGACACTTCCCGAGTGGTTCGGCAACGACGTGATACTCGCCTCTGAGGTGCGCTGAGTCCGGCGCTCAGCAGGCGGTTTTTATGCGCCGAGTGGCAACGCTCACGCAGTGACCGCGACAGACGAGGAGCAAGCAGGCCCACCCGCGACGCTCTCCCAGCCGACGCCAGCGGCGGCCACCGACTTCCTCGAAACCGCACTCGCCCGCGACTCGTTGATAACCCTGTTCGGGCGCTGTACGGTCGAGTACGACGGCCGGGCGGCGAGCTATCTCGGCCCCGGCGACCGCCACGTCATGCTCAAACCCGACGGGTCGTTGCTCGTCCACACGGGCGAGGGGCAGAAACCGGTCAACTGGCAACCACCGGGCTGTACTCACGAGCCACGGCTCTGTGAGGGAAGTCTCCAGATTCGAAGCGTACGGTCCAACCCCGCCGAAGAACTCCTCGTGACCTTCGAGTCCGTGGTGCAGGTCGCCGCGTTCGACCCGACCGACGAGAGTACGCTCGCCGTCGAAGGGACCGAAGCAGACCTGAAACGACGCATCCTCGACGACCCGTCGCTCGTCGAACCGGGCTTCCAGCCACTGGCTACGGAGCGCGAGACGCCTGCTGGCGCAGTGGACATCTTCGGGCGGGACGCCGCCGGCCGGATCGTCGTCGTGGAGTTGAAACGCCGGCGCGTCGGCCCGGACGCGGTGGGGCAACTTGGCCGCTACGTCGAGGCGCTTCGGCGGGAGTTACACGCGGACGCCACCGTTCGTGGCATCCTCGTCGCTCCCTCCGTGACCGACCGGGCACGCGACTTGCTCGCAGAGAATGGGCTCGAATTCGTCGCGCTCGACCCGACCGCGTAATCAGTCGAGGTCGTTTTTCAGCCGGTGGAGGACGTTCATCGCTTCGAGTGGCGTCGTGTTCGCGAGGTCGACCTCACGGAGGAGGTCGGCGAGGTCGCCATCGACAGCGGGTGGTTCTTGCTCGGCAACGTCTGTCTCGGCGAGCAGTTCCTGCGACCGGGTAACGACCGAGGCGGGCAAGCCGGCGGCCTTCGCGACTTCCACGCCGTAGGAGGCGGCGGCCGCGCCGGGCGAGAGGTCGTGCTGGAACACGACTTCGTCGTCCACCTGCGTCGCTTCGAAGTGGAGGTTGTGGACGCCCGCAAGGCGGTTTGCCATCGCCGTCAGTTCGTGATGGTGAGTCGCGAACAGCGTCCGCGCACCGATATCGTCGTGGATGTGTTCGGTTACCGCCCGGGCGATGGCGAGGCCGTCTGTGGTGCTCGTCCCGCGGCCCACTTCGTCCAAAAGGACGAGCGATTTGTCGGTCGCCTCCCGCAGAATGTCGGCAACCTCAGTCATCTCGACCATGAAGGTTGACCGCCCGCCAGCGATGTCGTCGGACGCTCCGACTCGCGTGAAGATGCGGTCGACGAGTTCGATTTCCGCGCTCGCCGCGGGGATGAAACTGCCCACCTGCGTGAGAATCGTGAGGAGCGCCACCTGTCGCATGTAGGTGGACTTCCCGCTCATGTTCGGCCCGGTGAGGATGGCGAACCGGTCGGTCGCGTCGAGGTGCGTGTCGTTGGGCACGAACGACTGTTCGGTACGTTCGACGACGGGGTGGCGACCGCCTTCGATGTGGATGCCGTCGGTTCCGATGTCGGGCCGGGTGTAGCCGTGATTCGCCGCGACGTCGGCGAGCGAGACGAGCACGTCGAGCGCCGCGAGCGTGTCCGCGACGGCCTGAATCCGCGCGGATTCGGCGGCCACCTCATCGCGGATGTCGCGGAACAACTCGTGTTCCAGGTCGTCTGCGCGCTGTTCGGCCCGGAGGATTTCGTCCTCGCGTTCTTTCAGGTCGGGCGTGTAGAATCGCTCTGAGTTCTTGAGCGTCTGGCGGCGCTGGTAGTCGTCTGGAACCTTCTCGAGGTTCGGGTTCGTCACCTCGATGTAGTAGCCGTGGACCTGGTTGAACCCGACTTTCAGCGACCCGATGCCGGTGCGTTCGCGCTCGGTTTCTTCGAGGGCGTTTATCCACTCCTTGCCGGAACGCTCGGTATCTCGGAGTTGGTCTAAGTCGTCGTCGTAGCCGAGTTTGATGACGCGCCCCTCGGTGATTTCGACCGGCGGGTCTTCGCGGATGGACTGGGCGATGAGGTTGCGAATCTCGGGCAGGTCGTCGAGGCCCTCGTGGAGCGACTGGAGTTGCTCCGAGTCGGCGTCTCGCAGGAGGTCTCGGAGGTTGGGAACCACGTCGAGGGTCTGTTTGAGCGAGCGCAGGTCCCTGGCGTTCGCCCGCCCACGAGAGACGCGTCCGATGAGTCGCTCGATGTCGTAGACGTCCCGGAGGTGGTCGTGGGCCGCCTCCCGCACCTGGAGGGCGGTCGTGAGTTCCTCGACCGCGTCGAGCCGGTCGTCGATGCGCGTCGAATCGACGAGCGGGCGGCGAAGCCACGCCTTCAGTTTGCGACTGCCGAGCGCCGAGGCCGTCTCGTCTAAGATGCCGACGAGGGTTGCGTTTCGCGCCGCGTGGACCGCCCGCGGCTCGAACAGTTCGAGGCTTCGGAGGGCGACGGGGTCGAGCAGGAGGTACTCCCGGGGGTCGTAGCGCGTGAGGTGGTTGAGGTAGTCGAGGTGGCCGTCCTCGCCGCCGCGAGTGTATTCGGCGTAGGCGAGCAGCGCCCCACAAGCCTGAATCTCCGCTTCGCCCGCGAGCAACGCCTCCGGCGGGCCAAAGTAGGTCGAGATGCGGTCGCGGGCCGCGTCTGACTCGAAGATATCGTCAGAGACGGGCGTTACCATGCAGTCTGCGTCGAACAGGTTGTCGTCCACGCCGGGGCCGACGATGGCTTCGGTGGGGGCGAAGCGACCGAGTTCGTCGCGAATCGAGTCGAGCGACTGGGCGCTCGTCGCGAGGAACTCACCGGTCGAAACGTCGAGCAGCGCGAGGCCGTACCCGGCG
This sequence is a window from Haladaptatus sp. QDMS2. Protein-coding genes within it:
- the nucS gene encoding endonuclease NucS, giving the protein MTATDEEQAGPPATLSQPTPAAATDFLETALARDSLITLFGRCTVEYDGRAASYLGPGDRHVMLKPDGSLLVHTGEGQKPVNWQPPGCTHEPRLCEGSLQIRSVRSNPAEELLVTFESVVQVAAFDPTDESTLAVEGTEADLKRRILDDPSLVEPGFQPLATERETPAGAVDIFGRDAAGRIVVVELKRRRVGPDAVGQLGRYVEALRRELHADATVRGILVAPSVTDRARDLLAENGLEFVALDPTA
- a CDS encoding transcription initiation factor IIB family protein encodes the protein MQQVTSYNQSERTKRTQTREQQAEVTCPECGSLLTTDHEHGERHCEECGLVVEETELDHGPEWRAFDSAERDQKSRVGAPMTKMMHDKGLSTTIDWQDKDARGNTLSAKKRKQLGRLRMWDRRTKTRNARDRNLRQALGEIDRMASALGLPKAIRETASVIYRRALEEDLLPGRSIEGMATASLHAAARQAGNPRTVDEMASVTRVGEMEFQRAYRYIVRELDLQIAPPDPVSYVGRFASGLDVSDETERRARELLETAKREGILSGKSPVGLAAASIYAAGLLTNAEITQAEVSEVADISEVTIRNRYRELLKTEQEAAAA
- a CDS encoding helix-turn-helix domain-containing protein; the encoded protein is MQGQDAEIDKYSENACVVIDSLQQIGSQWRLIVLHDLQEGEKRFNELKRSTDASSRTLSRVLDDLQETGFVDRRLEEDAPVATYYSLTEKGASLFPVFEEIERWANEWLDTSIIEPTAD
- a CDS encoding DUF6735 family protein, giving the protein MGHRALVAYEQADGTFDLHYSQWGALGFRLAYTLAETDPFGPDETVEPTPRATGLSFDVILTDYLDFLLHEAFYVVSPGFDVTAYVPVWFGLETDDEVVGNGALVPVIWRNGTPVDVEYLEGWVDGAKTSLRAHHEQCALTPAAIQEFFAETLPEWFGNDVILASEVR
- a CDS encoding helix-turn-helix domain-containing protein, which translates into the protein MREFVFSLTYEPGVDPVADVFIEYPAALSKSLDCAVAGNDMWRLDRITGPEPAVSALTDLLTDPSRCNECLNDPTCDSYREHELLAADTTSATIYTYRQGIEECRTLPSLAHEHLGPGLLYETQRRGNAYEWRILMRSDDSVGELFDAVQAHLSGGVSVSLSHLSNPTHWTDEAITACELPFEQREVLELAVSHGYYETPRETTLAELADEIGVPQSTLQYRLQRAESWLASGFVNECL
- the mutS gene encoding DNA mismatch repair protein MutS, coding for MEGALGQPAQMAENADELTPMMSQYFELTGQYEDCLVLFQVGDFYEAFCDAAETISRLLDITLTAREDSTGRYPMAGVPIDNASSYVAKLLDAGFRVAIADQVQDPSETSGIVDRAVTRIITPGTLTEDELLRTDDNNYVACLTAGYGLALLDVSTGEFLATSAQSLDSIRDELGRFAPTEAIVGPGVDDNLFDADCMVTPVSDDIFESDAARDRISTYFGPPEALLAGEAEIQACGALLAYAEYTRGGEDGHLDYLNHLTRYDPREYLLLDPVALRSLELFEPRAVHAARNATLVGILDETASALGSRKLKAWLRRPLVDSTRIDDRLDAVEELTTALQVREAAHDHLRDVYDIERLIGRVSRGRANARDLRSLKQTLDVVPNLRDLLRDADSEQLQSLHEGLDDLPEIRNLIAQSIREDPPVEITEGRVIKLGYDDDLDQLRDTERSGKEWINALEETERERTGIGSLKVGFNQVHGYYIEVTNPNLEKVPDDYQRRQTLKNSERFYTPDLKEREDEILRAEQRADDLEHELFRDIRDEVAAESARIQAVADTLAALDVLVSLADVAANHGYTRPDIGTDGIHIEGGRHPVVERTEQSFVPNDTHLDATDRFAILTGPNMSGKSTYMRQVALLTILTQVGSFIPAASAEIELVDRIFTRVGASDDIAGGRSTFMVEMTEVADILREATDKSLVLLDEVGRGTSTTDGLAIARAVTEHIHDDIGARTLFATHHHELTAMANRLAGVHNLHFEATQVDDEVVFQHDLSPGAAAASYGVEVAKAAGLPASVVTRSQELLAETDVAEQEPPAVDGDLADLLREVDLANTTPLEAMNVLHRLKNDLD
- the kynU gene encoding kynureninase, yielding MDLSLAAARERDAADGLAHLRARFHTREDEFYMDGNSLGISSEDADTALTDAVAEWRDLAIRGWTDADPDWFHYGERLGARTAPLVGAAPEAVVVANSTTVNIHTLIGTFLADNPGKIIVNDLDFPTDHYAIKSQLRLRRLDPDDHLVAVESRDGRTIDEADIEAAIDDETAIVFMPSVLYRSGQLLDVERITEAAHDHGALAGFDLAHSVGAVPHELSAWGVDFAVWCSYKYLNAGPGAIAGLYVNSKHFGTTPALAGWWGHDKATQFEMRHEFTSAESAGAWQIGTIPILAAAPLDGSLSIFEETSIEAVREKSLALTDFLVALANAKLTDRGFAIGTPREHARRGGHIALEHAEAYRISLALKERGVVVDFRPPNVVRVCPAPLYSTFEDVWHVVEMLGEIVDDLAYERFKLRQGGVT
- a CDS encoding thioredoxin family protein; protein product: MTATTPAKPDRPVRLESAAELDALVADHDLVLVDFYTKGCTLCQSIEPVLGNVHRVSEAVVALINPVNDIDLVETYNVRSVPTLLLFKDGDVVGRLAEGFQSTEQILSFVESA